AAACAGGTAAAACTAAAGCATATTCTACCATAGCTTGTCCTTGTTCATTTTTTACCACTTTTAACATATTGCACCACCTATCTTTTGTGTTCTACTAATCCCAACCGTCTCCCCCACAATACATAAGTCCTGTAAAGGATTCAGAAAGTTGAATACTATCTCCTAATATAGTTTTAGTTATAAACATCCCAAAGGGCATTTCGTAATCAGCAGTAACAGTTACATATTTGACATCGTTTCTGTTATTTATTCGATCAAATCTTCTAGTTCTCTGGTTGTAATGATGCCCTATAAACCATCTTTCTTTAGTCTCACTTTCTTCTATACTGACATTTAAATTATCAGAATTTAAATTAGTTCCTTCATTTATAATTTGCAATACAAGTTCATCAAGATTATTGTGTTCAGAATGTGCTCTTATCCCACCTGTCACACCCTCTTCTTCATATAGAGTTATGACTTTTTGTACTTCTCCGGCCACATGCTGCAGTTCCATCTTTACATGAACCGCTCTTCCCATATCAAAGATAAGCCCGAGCATAATCAGAACCAAAGGTAGAACTAAAGCAAACTCAACAAAACTGTATCCATTTTCTTTTTTTAATAACCCTTTTATTTCTTTTTGCATTTTTTCTCTCCTCAAAGAGTATAGAAGGGATGATTAATACCATCCCTTCTTTTAGTAAAAAAGCTTTATAAGAGATTAATTACTAGTTACTTCCAGTTAAAGTATTGCCGATATCTTCAAAAATTCCCTTCAAACTGTCACCTACTGCAGTTAATGCTACAATTGCTACAACAGACACCAGCACTAAAATAAGACCATACTCTACCATGCCTTGTCCACTTTCTTCATTCAAAAACCATTTCATAATTAAGTTCCTCCTCTTATAAGTTTATATTTAATAACACACTGACATTTCAGCATGTTAAAAGCAAAATTATCATGTCGGTATAATATCTTTAACTTTATCGTACATAGGTTTAATCAAGTTGTTACCTAAAAGTTCTAATGCACCTACGGTAACTAAAACAACCAAAGCTAATATTAACCCATATTCAACCATCCCTTGCCCACTTTCTTCATTCAATATCGTCGCAGGTAAAGCTAAATAATAGTTACTTTCATTATTATATTTCATCCCAAGTGACCTTCCTTTCCCAAAAATCAATTATGATATAAAATTCACAATTTCTATCAATACTGGTTGGTACATTACTATCATAAATCCACCCATTATTTGAGTACACATTGGAAATCTACTCCCAACTTTTATTTTATAAGTAAATAGTCCATACAAAATATAAACTAGTAAAAATGCAGCAATTCCCACAACAAAAAGAACTATTTTATCTAAACCAACCATTAAAGATAAAGCCATAACTAATTTTATATCTCCAGCACCAACCCCTAAAGAACCTGACATTAACTTAGTCAATCTAGCTGAAATGAAAAATATCATGGTTACAATGGCTAGTGCTAGAATTCCTGCTCCAACCCCTTTAAAACCATTGATTATTAATTGATTAAGCAATCCTGTAATTAATAAAAGTAAAACCAACTCATTGGGAATAATCCTTATTCTTTCATCAGTTCTTACTCCAAATAAAGCTAGAGCTGACATGACAGCTGTTAAGATAGCTGCATATAAATCTAAAAAACTAAATGCCAGCAAAAAACCTATTGATAAAAGTATAGCGTTTATCCATTTATCACTATTCTTTTCGCTACGATATAAAGTATAAGTTTTATTATTTTTCCCTTGCTTCCACAAGATTATTTTTTTGACGGCACTAGAAATATAGAAACCAAGTACAAAACCTAATACAGCAGTTACAAACACCATCACATTCTGCATTACTATTTCTCCCTGTTTGATTTGTTGTTTACTATGATATTAAATTCCCACTAATTCTACTACCAATTTATTTACTTGATTTTTCTTTATCCTTGTTATAAGTGTCACATATTTTCGACTGTTTCTTTTTTTTTGACAATCAACTACCATTTTCTTGTCATTTCTTTGTTTTTAGACTTTATTAGACCCTGCCAATTTTTATTAACTTGTTTCTAAACATCCAAAGCACTTTATAGGTAAACTGCAGTTTACTATATAAGTGCTTTGGATGTTTATATTATAATTGTAAAGCAAATACACCATTCCTAATTATCCAGGTATTCCTCCCAAAATATATAATAAAAGCTTAATCTTAGAGAATAATACCTCTAAGATTAAGCTTTTATTGTTAACTCAAATATTAAATCTATTCTTCCCAGCATTCCACATTCTCTAACCCTTTTACATTTTTTGAGTAAAAAATCGGGTCTTTTCCTTCTTTTCTTTGTTGAATATAGTCATTCAAAACCTTAAACGCAATGTTACTAAGCATAATTATTGCTATAAGGTTTATTAAAGCCATTGACCCCATAAATAAATCTGCCATACTCCAAACCAAGTCTAAACCTGTTAATGAGCCAAAAAACACCATAAATAGAACTGCTACTCTATAGCACAAAACTAACATTTTGCTTCCTTTTAAAAACTCAATATTTGTTTCACCATAATAATAATTCCCTATAATTGAACTAAATGAAAAAAGCAAAATGCTTATTGCAATGAACGTATTGCCCCATGAACCTACATGAAAACTTAAAGCTGCTTGAGTAAGCTGTATCCCACTTAAACCATCGTTAACATACTCTCCAGATAATAGAATTATAAATGCTGTTGCACTACATATAAAAATAGTATCAGTAAAAACACCTAGAGTTTGAATTAAACCTTGTTTAACAGGGTGGGAAACTACTGCTGTCGCAGCGGCATTTGGAGCACTCCCCATTCCTGCTTCATTTGAAAAAAGACCTCTTCTAATACCTTGCATCAAAGCAGCAGCCGCTCCTCCTCCTAATACAGGTTTAAATCCAAATGCATCACCTATTATAAGTGAAAACATTTCTGGAAGCATAGTAATATTAGTTATAAGAATAAATAATGCAATAATTATATAAGCACTGGCCATTATGGGAACAATAATTGCAGATACCTTTGCTATTCTTTTTACTCCACCAAAAATTACTGTAGCTGTAACAAGTAAAACTCCTAACCCCACTACACTTCTATTTAACCCAAAAGCTTCTTCAAAAGCAAAAGAGATCGTATTTGATTGTACAGAGTTAAATACTAAACCAAAGCAAACAGTTATTAAAACAGAAAATAGAACCCCCATCCACCTTTTTCCTAAAGCTTTATCCATGTAATATGCTGGTCCACCTCTATACCCACTTTTGTCTTTAATCTTATAAACCTGGGCTAGTGTATTTTCAATAAAACTTGATGCAGCACCAACCAAAGCTATTAGCCACATCCAAAAAACTGCTCCAGGCCCACCAACCGAAATAGCCAATGCTACTCCTGCCAAATTACCAGTTCCAACTTTGGAAGCGGTGCTGATACAAAACGCTTGAAAGGGCGAAACTCCTTTTTCCTTATCCGAAGGTTGTTTAATCAGCCTAAACATCTCTTTAAAAAACCTAAATTGTACAAAATTGGACTTTATAGTAAAGTATGTTCCAGCACCTATTAATAAAAATATTAAAACATATGACCATAAAATTGTATTTCCAAGTGCAATAACATTTTCTAAAAAACTAACCATTAGAAAACTCCTCTCTTATTTAGTATTATTATAAGCTCTTTATTAAAGTAAAAATAAACCTTGAACAAAAACTGCAGCAATTGCTATCGGTAATATCCATTTTATAAGAAACTTCCAAATGTTTTGAAATGGCAAAAAATGCTCGCCGTTAGAAGTAGCTTCTTTTATAGCATTTTCTGCTCCCCATATCCACCCTACAAAAATACATGTAAACAGAGCTCCAATGGGCAAAAGAAGTTAGTCTGTTAAAAATACAATAAAGTCAAAAATATTGAGATTGTTAATGATGGTTATATGCGACCATACCCCCATCCCCAAAGATCACCATAAGAACCTGCCATATATGGAAACTTCCATAGGTTACCTAATCCGACTGCAGATCATGATGCTGCTAAAATAAATCCAGCTTTTGAACTCCATTTGTCACGTTTATTACTACTATTACTACTAATAATATTCCCCCCAATCAACGCAATGTTTTTGCAACAACTTTGTCACAGTAAAGAAATAAAGTAATTAATATTATGCAATATTTTTTTTAGTATTGCAAGGGTTAAATTAAAAAAATACTTTTTCTCGTTAAATAACATTTAAGAAAAGAAAATAATTGACTTTGTTTATGTAACGTGTTAAAGTGCGGCCTATGAAAGGGGCGAAAGTAATTGAAAAGATTAGGATTATTGCCAAAGCTTATTCTTGGTATTATTTTAGGTATTATCATTGGAAGTACACAGATAGAAATATTAACTAGGATATTAGTAACATTTGGAGGTATCTTTGGGAATTTTTTAGGTTATATCATTCCACTTCTTATCATTGGTTTTATTGCACCAGGTATTGCTGAACTAGGAGAAAAAGCTGGAAAGCTGCTTGTAATAACAGCAACCATTGCATATATATCTGCTCTTGTCGCCGGTATAATTGCCTATTTTACAGGTTCAACAATATTACCAACCATAATCGCAGATGGAGGTGGAACGGTACAAGAAGGTGTAGAAGCTCAGCCATATTTTGAAATAGTCATTCCACAAATTATGGGAGTAATGTCAGCATTAGTTACAGCCTTTATGCTCGGATTAGGTATGGCTGCAATTAAAAGTAAAACTATGTTAAGCTTTATGCAAGAGTTTCAGTGCATAATTAAAAAAGTAATAGAAAATATTATAATTCCATTTTTACCAATTTATATAGCTAGTATATTTGCAAACATGGCTTATGCTGGCGAAGTAAGACAAACATTATCTACTTTTGGAAGAGTTTTTGTATTAATACTAATTGTCCATATAGCTTTTATAATATTACAACATACAGTTTCAGCCCTTCTGACTAGAAAAAACCCTTTTAACGCTATTAAAAGCATTTTACCAGCATATATAACTGCTATAGGAACTCAGTCTTCCGCTGCTACTATTCCAGTTACTGTTAAAAGCACAAAAAATATTGGAGTATCTGACAAAGTAGCAGAGTTTGCAGTTCCATTATGTGCAACTATTCATTTATCCGGAAGTACAATTACCCTTACAATGTGTGCTATCGCTGTGCTAATTTTGGAAGGGGCCGTTATTAGCTTTGGACAGATTATGCCTTTTATAGCTATGTTAGGTGTAACTATGGTTGCTGCACCTGGAGTTCCAGGAGGCGCTATTATGGCAGCTTTAGGACTATTAGAAACAATGCTTGGGTTTACAGAAAGCCAGTTAGCATTAATGATGGCTTTGTATATTGCTCAAGATAGCTTTGGAACAGCAGCAAATGTTGCAGGGGATGGGGCTATAGCTCAAATAGTCGATAAATATAAGTAATAATATATACGCACATTTTAGGAATCTATTTTCTAATATCGTCCTATCTAAAATAAAATAACAGTCCCAAACAAGATATTTGCTGTTTAAAAAATGAAAATCTACCCACCCAGGTAGATTTTCATTTTCATTTTTAATTTTAAAAAAAATCCATCTTTGCCTTTATTTAGAGTGCTATTTTTGCAGATTGTTAAAGTAAAATATCGCCAACTG
This genomic interval from Proteinivorax tanatarense contains the following:
- a CDS encoding prepilin peptidase encodes the protein MQNVMVFVTAVLGFVLGFYISSAVKKIILWKQGKNNKTYTLYRSEKNSDKWINAILLSIGFLLAFSFLDLYAAILTAVMSALALFGVRTDERIRIIPNELVLLLLITGLLNQLIINGFKGVGAGILALAIVTMIFFISARLTKLMSGSLGVGAGDIKLVMALSLMVGLDKIVLFVVGIAAFLLVYILYGLFTYKIKVGSRFPMCTQIMGGFMIVMYQPVLIEIVNFIS
- a CDS encoding dicarboxylate/amino acid:cation symporter codes for the protein MKRLGLLPKLILGIILGIIIGSTQIEILTRILVTFGGIFGNFLGYIIPLLIIGFIAPGIAELGEKAGKLLVITATIAYISALVAGIIAYFTGSTILPTIIADGGGTVQEGVEAQPYFEIVIPQIMGVMSALVTAFMLGLGMAAIKSKTMLSFMQEFQCIIKKVIENIIIPFLPIYIASIFANMAYAGEVRQTLSTFGRVFVLILIVHIAFIILQHTVSALLTRKNPFNAIKSILPAYITAIGTQSSAATIPVTVKSTKNIGVSDKVAEFAVPLCATIHLSGSTITLTMCAIAVLILEGAVISFGQIMPFIAMLGVTMVAAPGVPGGAIMAALGLLETMLGFTESQLALMMALYIAQDSFGTAANVAGDGAIAQIVDKYK
- a CDS encoding Flp family type IVb pilin, whose product is MKYNNESNYYLALPATILNEESGQGMVEYGLILALVVLVTVGALELLGNNLIKPMYDKVKDIIPT
- a CDS encoding TadE/TadG family type IV pilus assembly protein, producing the protein MQKEIKGLLKKENGYSFVEFALVLPLVLIMLGLIFDMGRAVHVKMELQHVAGEVQKVITLYEEEGVTGGIRAHSEHNNLDELVLQIINEGTNLNSDNLNVSIEESETKERWFIGHHYNQRTRRFDRINNRNDVKYVTVTADYEMPFGMFITKTILGDSIQLSESFTGLMYCGGDGWD
- a CDS encoding Flp family type IVb pilin encodes the protein MKWFLNEESGQGMVEYGLILVLVSVVAIVALTAVGDSLKGIFEDIGNTLTGSN
- a CDS encoding alanine/glycine:cation symporter family protein — translated: MVSFLENVIALGNTILWSYVLIFLLIGAGTYFTIKSNFVQFRFFKEMFRLIKQPSDKEKGVSPFQAFCISTASKVGTGNLAGVALAISVGGPGAVFWMWLIALVGAASSFIENTLAQVYKIKDKSGYRGGPAYYMDKALGKRWMGVLFSVLITVCFGLVFNSVQSNTISFAFEEAFGLNRSVVGLGVLLVTATVIFGGVKRIAKVSAIIVPIMASAYIIIALFILITNITMLPEMFSLIIGDAFGFKPVLGGGAAAALMQGIRRGLFSNEAGMGSAPNAAATAVVSHPVKQGLIQTLGVFTDTIFICSATAFIILLSGEYVNDGLSGIQLTQAALSFHVGSWGNTFIAISILLFSFSSIIGNYYYGETNIEFLKGSKMLVLCYRVAVLFMVFFGSLTGLDLVWSMADLFMGSMALINLIAIIMLSNIAFKVLNDYIQQRKEGKDPIFYSKNVKGLENVECWEE